The genomic window GCAGGGTGCAGGGGAGGCCCCTCGCGTAGCTCGCGAGATGCACGAGCGAGTTCGCCGCGGGCAGAACGCCCATGGCGTCCCAAACGTGGTCGCCGCCCAGCCAGGCCGGCTGCGCGGGCGTGTCCTCAATCCGCTCGTGGGCAAGCTCCTGGATCGCCGCGAGGACATCCCGAGTCAATGAGCCCGTCACGTCTCGGAGGCGGGGCATCTTCGGAGGCGGCGCGTCGTCCGATGCGGCCAGGAGGGCCTCGTATCGCTCCATCGCGAGCCCGTGGAGCCGTTCGAATTCGAGGCGGATCACGCGGACGATGATCGGCCTAAGCTCTGCATCCGGCATCGGCGCGTAATGGCGCCCGTTCCACGCCTGGCACTCGCCCTGCCAATAGATGAGCTTGTGCCGATCGGGATGTGAGAACTGATCGAGAACAAGCCTGGCGAGTCGATGCGGATTCGCCTCTTGGCCGGCTGCGTCGTCCGGTTCGCCGTCATCGCCGGGCAAGCCCCCGCTTGGGCGGCTGCCGGGGGAAGGGGCCGGCTCGCCGGGCATCGGGCGCCCGGCCAGGAGATAGCCGCGCGGCTTGTCGTCCGGCTTGGAATCCGCTTGGGAGAGCTTGTGCTCGATCTCCCACGGTTCCCAGGGCGGCACGCATTGGGTGTTCCACTCCAGCGCGATCGGCCGGGCCTGATCGATGGTGAGGCCGAACCCCTTCACGAGCACGCAGGCCATATCGAAGGTCTGATTATGGCCTCCCTGCCCGGAGATCGCCGGAGCCATCTTGGACAGGTAGGTGCGGGCCCGCGTGATCGGGTCGGTCCCGCCGCTCGCCGAGGGTTTCCCCGGGATCGCGATCGGCCCCGCTTGGTCCACCGGGGTCTTGTCTGGGGCAGGATGATCGGCCACCCATGCCGCGAGGTCGAGGGGCACAAGCTCGCGGCCGTCCGGGCTATCCAGTGTCGCCAGCCGCCAAGGGCGGTCGGGCAGGTGCGAGCCCTTCGCCTTCAAGGTTCCGGGGCAGGCGCACACGCGGGCCGGATTCCGCGTCGTCGCATCCACGGTGGCCCCATTGCCCGAGTAGCGGCTACCCAAGTAGGCGAGGGCTGAGGCCGCCAGGCGCCGGGCCTCCTCGATATCTGCGATGGGCTTGATCCGTGCGAGTACCCAGGCACCATTCCCGCTTGTCCCGTAGATGGCCGCTTCGGCGATCTCCGGATGATCCATCAAGAGCCGGTCGCGGGCCTCGATCGCCTTGGCTCGCTCCGCGTTGGTCGCCGAAATCCCGGCCCGCCGTTCCGAGTCGATGTCGATGAAGAGGAACCGGGCCGCCTGGATGTCGTCGTCGGCCGTCGCGGTGCGAACCTTCGTGATCTTGTTCCGGCTGATCCCCAGCAAGTCAGCCTTGACCGGATTCGGCGTGACATAGGCCGACACGCCGCGCAGCCGCCCAAGATCGGCCACGGCGGAATCCAGGTCGTCATACCAGCCGGCCAGCGTTGTATCGTACTCTGCGTTTCGCTCGATCCAGCCGCCTCGGGCGAATTTCCCGGAGAGGATTCGGATCTCGAAGCAAGAGCCGGGGACGTGGATGGCTTCGAGGAATCGCCTAGCCTGATCGGGATCGAATTGCGGCGGGCCTTGGTCGCACGGCCGCCGCGTGCTGGGCGGCTGTGGTTCTACCGCCGGGGGCATGGTCGCGATCGCGGGGGCCTCGCTCGCCGGGGGGAAATCGACGGGGGCCGCCGAAGCTGCGGCGCACGCCGGATCGGCATACGATAGTGTCAAGGTGCAACCTCGTTGCTTGCGAAGGCTAGCTCGATGGCCGGCGGCGCGGAGTGCCACCCCCCAAGACGGGCTCCGTCTTGCCGGCCATCTTGCGTTTCCAATGGGATGTCGGCCGCCACGCTGGGCGGCTGACATGGGCCCCGCTACGTCGCGAGGCTGATTGGAGATGCGGCTCGCCGCGTCTTTACGGCAATACGCGCGGGGCGTCTAGGCGGTCGCTAGGGCGGGAGACGGGCCGGCAAGTCGCTCGCGGATCAGGAGGCGTAAGGTCTCGCTGCGGGTGATCCGCCGCGCCTCGGCCAGGCGATCAATCCTCTCGACATCCGCGGGGGGCAGGCACGTGCTCACGATCAGCTTCTGTTCCTGCGTGCGGGGCCGGGCTGGCGGGGTTGAACGGCGGTATGCGGCCATGGACGGCATCTCCCTCAGTTGTGAAGTCATGTCGGCCTTTTCGCGTCTTTAGCTCGCGGCCTCTATCTAAATTATATCCCAAGGTGTACAGGCGGACCAATAATCCGGAACAACGAAACCGGATTTGTCAAGTCCGCGTTGATTTTTTGCAACATCGGCCCACGTGACAGCCTCCCACGGCAGGCGATCGGTCATCATGCTGCCCTTCGTGACGCCCGCCTCGTTTGGGCGGCTCTCCCTGGCCACAGCCGAGGGCCTCGCTTTGCCTCCGGCCTGTTCACCGACCGATCGGGCACTCGTTACAGCCGCGTCGTGTCCAAGAGTTCACAGGTGCGCTTCCGTCTAGTCTTATCGGCATCCCTCACCGACGTTGTGCAATTACGGTGCAAATCCGTCGTCGTTTTCGCGGCCGGGCCCGTTCGGGCATGTCTCCGGGGGCCCTGGGATCGGTCCAGCCGGAGTGTCGGCCGGGCCGCGATGGCTGGGGCGTTAGCCAGGCGACGGGCACAGTATGAGATGCGTATCGAGCGTGTGATTTTGCGCCACGGATCGCCTCGACACCTTCATAAGTCCTCTTTCATTGCCCCCTGGCGACGGCACATTCGATGTCGACCACGCGAGATTCCGGCTCACGCCGATGCCCTCCGATCAACCTCTGAATCCCCAATCGGGACAGGAGGCGGGATGCGTGTATCAGGTTATAGACGACGACCCTGTCCAGTGGTCTTCTCGGCCGTCGCGGCGTGTCCCGAGCGCCGATCGCCCGTTTCTCCGGCCTTCGGTCGAAGGGCGAGGGCATAGGATCGGCGCGGAGGACTGCAACGGCCGCGGTGGCAGGTCGTCACGGCGAGGGGCGCCCTGCCAGTCGCGATTGCTCATCCCGGGGCCTTCCGCCGCGGGCGCCCTCGCCTGGGTGGCAGTCCCCGGCTACGGCCGATAGCCTCACTTCACCTTCCGCCCGGCCCGAAACGCGGCAACTTCCGCACCGGCCGTCCGCGCACGCCGATCCCCGGGCCGGTCATAGATCGTCCGTAGGACTTCGGGAGAGTGGCCCAAGACCGCGGCGGCCCTGTCCTCCCCTAGTGCCTCGATGGCATCGGTTGCCCAGCCGCGCCGCAGGTCGTAGGGCTGCCAGCGCGCGGGGATCGCCCTCCCTTGGGTGGCTGCCCATGGCCGAACGTCCTCTCGCAGCCAACGCCAGTGTTCCGCTTCCCTGGCGCTCTTGCACGACGACGGCCAGAACACCCATGTCTTGTGACGCTCGGGCAGGCTCGCTATGGCCCGGATCAGCCTGGCGCATCGCCCGAGCGGCAGGCTCCGTCGCTTGGCGGTCTTCGCCCGGTCGGGATCGAGCCGGACGATTCCCGCGGCAAGGTCAACCTCTTTCCAGGTCAGCCCGACCGTTTCCCCCGTCCGGCAGCCCGTGTATGCCCCGAACGTGAAGCAAGCCGCCCGAAGCCACCGGCTGACCCGCGTTCGCCTCGGCCTGCCCCGGGGCGATACCGGCGATCGCGCGTATGCCCGCATGGTCCGCAGGATGGCCCGCGTCTGATCCCATTCCGGCGCATCGCCGCGCGGCCTCGGGTTCCGCACCGGCCGGATTCCCCGCCAGGGGTTGCGGTCGATAACCTGCGCCGGCTCGCGCCCGGAGATCGGCCGGGCCGCCCATTCCAATGCCGCCCGCACCACGTTGAACGTCTGCCGTTTCGCTCCCCCGGGTAGCCTTTCGTATCGGAACCAGTCTTCCGGCCCGATCTCGCAGGCCAGGCGGTTCCCACACGCGGCCAGGAACCGGCGGCAATGGAAATCTATGTCTGCCACCGTCCGGGCTCGCCTGCGGGCCTTCACGGCGGCCCTGCGGTACTCCCGGAATAGGTCGGCTAGCGACCACGGGGGCCCGACCGCCCCTTCGTTGGGTGGCTGCCCCGCCGCGGCGATCTCGGCACGCTGGCGCTCGATCGCCCAGCGGACCATGGCGGCGTCATTCGGCCCGAGCGGCTTCCCGTTCGGCCCGACCAAGACGACCGGCCGCCGCCTGCCCGACGGCCCGATTTCGCCGATCGCGGCCCGCCAACGGCCCTTCGTCTGGTCCCAATAGCCCGTGAATTTCCGGCCCATAAGCTACCCCCTTGCGGATATGTTACCCGAAAGGTAGCCTATGCCATCGGCCTTAACCTGAAAAGACTTACGGCCGATCCAGTGTTTAGCCCCGCAGGGGAGCGTGTCCGTAGCTGGTGCTCGGCCTGGTCTTCAAAACCAGTGAGGGGTCGCGCGAGCGGCTCCTGGTGGGTTCGATTCCCATACGCTCCCGCCAACCTCCGCGCCGGATCGCGCTTCCTCATTCGGGAGCGTCGGGCTTCTTATCCCCGTGGGCGGAGTGGCCGGCGGTGGCGGGCGCCTTGCCGGTCGCCTCGCGCTGGCCCCATTCCTGGACGGGGTCGGCCTGGTCGGGCAGCTTCTTGGCGAGCTCTTCGGACGCCTTCTCCTTATCGTCGGTCTGCTTCTCTTCGGCCATGGCGGGTGCGTCTCCATCGGTTGCCGGCGGGGTCATGGTCGCGAGCTTCCTCGCGATCTGGCCGCCGTAGATCGGCTTCATGATGGCCTGTGCCGCGCGGTTGACCGCGTCGAACGGCTGCGGCATCGGCCGGCGGATGTCCACGATCAGGATGACCCGATCCTGGGTGCAGCTGTTGTAGACCTCGTGGTCCCAGCTGTCGTCGAAGAGGATGCTCTCCCCCTCCTTCCAGGTGTAGACCTGGTCCTTGAGGCGGATCGACGGC from Aquisphaera giovannonii includes these protein-coding regions:
- a CDS encoding ribbon-helix-helix domain-containing protein, yielding MTSQLREMPSMAAYRRSTPPARPRTQEQKLIVSTCLPPADVERIDRLAEARRITRSETLRLLIRERLAGPSPALATA
- a CDS encoding DNA primase family protein, which encodes MTLSYADPACAAASAAPVDFPPASEAPAIATMPPAVEPQPPSTRRPCDQGPPQFDPDQARRFLEAIHVPGSCFEIRILSGKFARGGWIERNAEYDTTLAGWYDDLDSAVADLGRLRGVSAYVTPNPVKADLLGISRNKITKVRTATADDDIQAARFLFIDIDSERRAGISATNAERAKAIEARDRLLMDHPEIAEAAIYGTSGNGAWVLARIKPIADIEEARRLAASALAYLGSRYSGNGATVDATTRNPARVCACPGTLKAKGSHLPDRPWRLATLDSPDGRELVPLDLAAWVADHPAPDKTPVDQAGPIAIPGKPSASGGTDPITRARTYLSKMAPAISGQGGHNQTFDMACVLVKGFGLTIDQARPIALEWNTQCVPPWEPWEIEHKLSQADSKPDDKPRGYLLAGRPMPGEPAPSPGSRPSGGLPGDDGEPDDAAGQEANPHRLARLVLDQFSHPDRHKLIYWQGECQAWNGRHYAPMPDAELRPIIVRVIRLEFERLHGLAMERYEALLAASDDAPPPKMPRLRDVTGSLTRDVLAAIQELAHERIEDTPAQPAWLGGDHVWDAMGVLPAANSLVHLASYARGLPCTLPPTPRFFSPFAVTYDFDPDAPRPRAWSAFVESLWPDDQEAVECLQEWLGYLLTADTSMQKILMIIGPRRSGKGTIARTLRELVGEPNIAAPTLTSLAGPFGSQQLIGKSVAVCTESRLSGRVDSQAIVERLLSISGEDPQTIDRKHQAPWNGTLRTRFVLTGNSVPKLGDYSSALPSRVILLKLTNSFLGKEDRELERKLRAELPSILLWALDGWIRLMDRGRFIQPKSGAAALEELEATSNPIGLFVSEACELDPDAYAIKEQLFGAWLRWCESSGRKDAGNLQDFSSKLYSAFPEITDQRPRLEGRRIRVFSGVRLAEGPDIPF
- a CDS encoding site-specific integrase yields the protein MGRKFTGYWDQTKGRWRAAIGEIGPSGRRRPVVLVGPNGKPLGPNDAAMVRWAIERQRAEIAAAGQPPNEGAVGPPWSLADLFREYRRAAVKARRRARTVADIDFHCRRFLAACGNRLACEIGPEDWFRYERLPGGAKRQTFNVVRAALEWAARPISGREPAQVIDRNPWRGIRPVRNPRPRGDAPEWDQTRAILRTMRAYARSPVSPRGRPRRTRVSRWLRAACFTFGAYTGCRTGETVGLTWKEVDLAAGIVRLDPDRAKTAKRRSLPLGRCARLIRAIASLPERHKTWVFWPSSCKSAREAEHWRWLREDVRPWAATQGRAIPARWQPYDLRRGWATDAIEALGEDRAAAVLGHSPEVLRTIYDRPGDRRARTAGAEVAAFRAGRKVK